A stretch of Melospiza georgiana isolate bMelGeo1 unplaced genomic scaffold, bMelGeo1.pri scaffold_29, whole genome shotgun sequence DNA encodes these proteins:
- the LOC131096477 gene encoding olfactory receptor 14J1-like, whose amino-acid sequence MSNSSSIRHFLLLALADTRQLQLLHFCLLLGISLAALLGNGLIISAVACSHHLHTPMFFFLLNLALSDLGSICTTVPKAMHNSLWDTRDISYTGCAAQVFFFVFCGITDYFLLTIMCYDRYVSICKPLQYETLLDSRACAHMAAAAWASGFLYSLLHTANTFSLPLCHGNALDQFFCEIPQILKPSCSKSHLRELGLLVFSICFGFGCFVFIVFSYVQIFRAVLRIPSEQGRHKAFSTCLPHLAVVSLFFCTAIFAYLKPPSMSSPSLDLALSVLYSVVPPALNPLIYSMRNQELKAAVCRLMTGSFQKN is encoded by the coding sequence atgtccaacagcagctccatcaggcacttcctcctgctggcattggcagacacgcggcagctgcagctcctgcacttctgcctcttgctgggcatctccctggctgccctcctgggcaacggcctcatcatcagcgccgtagcctgcagccaccacctgcacacacccatgttcttcttcctgctcaacctggccctcagtgacctgggctccatctgcaccactgtccccaaagccatgcacaattccctctgggacaccagggacatctcctacacaggatgtgctgcacaggtcTTCTTTTTTGTGTTCTGTGGTATAACAGATTATttcctcctgaccatcatgtgctacgaccgctacgtgtccatctgcaaacccctgcagtATGAGACCCTCCTGgacagcagagcttgtgcccacatggcagcagctgcctgggccagtggctTTCTCTATTCACTGTTGCACAcggccaatacattttccctgcccctgtgccatggcaatgccctggaccagttcttctgtgaaatcccccagatcctcaagccctcctgctccaaatcccacCTCAGGGAACTGGGGCTCCTTGTGTTTTCCATCTGTTTcggttttggttgttttgtgttcattgttttctcctatgtgcagatcttcagagctgtgctgaggatcccctctgagcagggacggcacaaagccttttccacctgcctccctcacctggctgtggtctctCTGTTCTTTTGCACTGCCATATTTGCttacctgaagcccccctccatgtcctccccatccctggatctggccctgtcagttctgtactcggtagtgcctccagccctgaatccCCTTATTTACAGCATGAGGAatcaggagctcaaggctgcagtgtgcagactgatgactggatcctttcaaaaaaattaa